The Takifugu flavidus isolate HTHZ2018 chromosome 21, ASM371156v2, whole genome shotgun sequence genome has a window encoding:
- the eva1bb gene encoding eva-1 homolog Bb, translating to MEPMKTDMELLSNSMATYAHIKANPESFALFFMMGVCFGLLMALCLMVTAITCRTQRRSRPLPSPKRKRLKEPCAKEKDRSVTEDEVDVHIPKVATGPVSDRSSQSNGTLRSIDVFTSAEELEKARRLEERERIVREIWRNGQPDILVTGTGTLGRVHYH from the exons ATGGAGCCGATGAAGACTGACATGGAGCTGCTCAGTAACAGCATGGCGACCTACGCTCACATCAAAG CCAACCCAGAGAGCTTCGCCCTTTTCTTCATGATGGGCGTCTGCTTTGGTCTGCTCATGGCGCTCTGCCTGATGGTGACCGCCATCACCTGCAGGACTCAGCGCCGCAGCagacccctcccctcccccaagAGGAAACGGCTGAAGGAGCCCTGCGCCAAAGAGAAGGATCGGAGCGTCACAGAGGATGAAGTGGACGTGCACATCCCTAAAGTGGCCACAGGACCCGTGAGCGATCGTAGCAGCCAGTCCAACGGCACTTTGAGGAGCATCGACGTGTTCACCTCggctgaggagctggagaaggctcgtcggctggaggagagggaacgAATCGTGAGGGAGATCTGGAGGAACGGGCAGCCAGACATCCTGGTGACGGGGACAGGGACCCTTGGACGAGTGCATTACCACTAA